The Helicobacter ibis DNA segment TCTAGCTACAGCTAATGCAAGTCTAATTGGTTGCTTAAAATAAGCATAAGAGCTCATATACCCCATTTGAGCAACTTGACCTTCATCGTATTCTTTTACAATTCTATTAAAATATTTTCCCTTAGTAACTTTATCCAAAACTGACTCCTATATGAAATTTTTATGCTTTACATCTTTATTTAAAATATCGTCCAAAAACTCATTAATAGCATTTGGACGACAATTTGTAGGACATTTCTTACAATTTAGATCATTTTCTAAGAATCTTTTTATTTTTTTTCTTTTTTCTCCATTCCATATTTCATAAAAACTTTCTTTGTAAATATTTCCATACACAAACTCCTCTTTATCCCAATAAGGAAGGCAAGTTGCAATATCTCCAGCAGAATTTAGTGTTGTAATAAAATTACAACCATAGCAATGTGAATAATTTCTTTCTTTTTCCTTATTTAAAAAAGCATTCTCCCTAAAAATAACACTAAAGTTTGAATCTTCATAACTCTTTGCTTCTTTTATTAAATCTCTTATCTCATCAAGTAATATAAAACCATTATTCTTATCATATTTTTGCTCTTCATTTTGAAACACAAAAGGTTTCACAGAAACAAAATCAACTCCAGCATTTTTTAAATTAGAAATAGCAGAAATTAAAGAATCCTTATTTTCCTTTAAAAGCACAAATTGCGAACCTAGATCAACCTCTAACTTTTCTTTATTTCTAAAAGATGTAGCATATTCGATATTTTTTAGCACTTTATCCATTAAAAATGCCCCCCCCACGCATAGGTATTACGCTTACTTGGCTTATGAATTTTTGCATAAGTTTGTGCATCTCCACCATTGAAACTAAAACGCAAAAATGTCAAATTAGGCAATAGTTTTTGCACTAATTTCTCACTTAATAGCTCTCCATTGCTAAACATTCCACAATCAATTCCAACTTCTTTGCTTTTTTCTACAAACTCTGCAATATTTTTATGGATTAGTGGCTCTCCTTCTCCTGCATAAAGGATGCTTTTTATCCCCAAAGATGAAGCCTCATCTAAAAAGCTTAAAAACCTATCCTTATCCAAATGTCTATTTGGATAATCAATATAATCATAAGCACAAAAAATACATCTATGATTACAAAGCCCAACAGGAGAAACTTCCATATATATCGGATAACAATCTCCTCTTTTTTCAAACTCCGCTACTCTTTGTAAGTGGTAATGCAATTTATGTGAATCTAAAATAAAGTTTTTCAAAATAATTCCTATATAAAATTTACATGAGAATTTGGGTGTTTTAACTCCCACAAATATCTATTAATAGAATCCATTCTACAATTTACTCTACACTTTTTAATATCAAGCTCATTTTGAATGAATGCTATATTTTCTCTTCTCTTTTGGCTTTGCCAAATTTCTTTAAAGCTACTTTTATTGATATTTCCATAGGAAAATCGCTCATCGCTTAAATAGCAACTACAACCATACACATCACCATTAGCACTTATATATCCCCAAAAATACGGTGTAGAATAGCACTTTTTATAAGAATCTCTATTTCCATCTAGCTTTCTCATCGTATCTGCTCTAAAAATAATCGAAAATTTATCACTAGTAATATCCTTTAAACTCTTTTCTAAAAATAAATATTCCTTATAATCTAATCCTTCATATTCTCTAGTTTTGCTAAAGAGATGTTGAGAATATGGCTTAACAACCAAATAATCAACTCCAACTTCTTTTAGCGTAAGTGCAAACTCTATTGTACTTTTATAATTTTGTGGTAGAAGCAACATTTGCACACCTATTGTGCAATTACTTTTTGTTTGCTCTCTTGCTTTTAATGCTTCTTTTAAATTATCCAAAGCTTTATAAAAGTCATCTTCTTTAGTTCTATGAATCTTTGCATAAGATTCTGCATTTCCTGCATTAATACTAGCTTTTATCCAAGTTGTGTTTTTTAAAATTCTTTCTAATTTTTCTTTTTTTAAAGGGACAAAGTTTGTAGTAATTCCAACATCAACTCCTGCATTATTTGTAGCTTCTATCATTAAATCCAAATCTCTATGCAATAATGGTTCACCCTCACCTGCAAACATCACACTTTTTACTCCGAGAGTTCCCATTTCTTGTATTGTTTTTTTATAAATTTCAAGGTCTATTTTTATGTTTTTATAGCCCATATAATCCACACCACAAAATGTGCATCTATGGTTACATGCTCCATAGGGAGAGACTTCCACATATATTGGATATATTTCTTTTTCCTTCTCCCATTCCCCAAAGGATTCAAACCATTTTGATACACGCATAGGGTGAAATAATAACTTGTGAGAATCTATTCTAAATACATCATTCATATTCCAAAATTCCCTCTATTTAATGCTTCTCTTTCATTATCTTTTAGTTCTCTAATATTTTTTATACTCACTGAAGTATGACCAAACTCTTGGAATCTATTTGTCTTAACCTTAATATCACAAGGATTACAATGTCCATAAACATAGCAAGGACGATAAATATCTTCTATTTTAAATCTAGAATCCAAAATACTTCCAATAGGTGTTCTATTTTCATACAAATCAGAATGACATCTATACACACTTCCATTAGGCCCAACAATTAATTCTGTGGTTTTACACTCACAATATTTCTCTATCTTTTGGCTTATTGCATCTTTATATTTATATGTTCCATGCCATTCTTTGCCATCAAAACCTAGATATTCTTTAACCCTAAAATCAATGCCTTCATTTTTACACTTAAATTCAATTTCCTTTATATGTTCTAGATTTTGTGGTGTAGCAACAGAATAGATTCCAACATAAAATCCAGCATCACGCATTTTGTGATGCTTAATAATCAAATCATCTATATCATTTTGCCCAGGATGATAGCTAACTCTAATTGCAGCATATTTTGCATCTCTTGTAAATTTAGAAGGATTAACTTTAGAGATAAATTCATCAACATCAAACATAAAATTTGTTAGCAAATCAAGCTTGAAATGCGAATCTATTCCATTTACAACTTCATAGAATCCTTTATACATAGTAGGCTCACCACCTTGAAATGTAAGCGGTATATCTTCTCTTTCTTTGCCATTTTCATCAAGCAGTTTTATTTTGTTTATAAACTCTATCCACTCATGTGGTTTTATTTGTTTTTTGCTAACAGAACTCCTAGATGAACCCTCTTCATTTAAGTTTATACAATAAGAACAAGATAGGTTACACCCAAGCGTTAAAAATAAAGCTATATAGTTATAGTGTGGCGGAATATAAATGTTTTCTATTTGCAATTTATCACCTCTAAAAATCCTTTTTTGCATTCTTTTAGTGCGAAATTATAATAAATTTCTTTTATTTTTTTAGTTCTCTCGCCTCTTCTTTTGTATATTTTTTTATTTGCTACTAATGTGCTAACTAGTTCTATATACTGCTCTTTAGTATATCCTTGACCAAAAATTTCTACATCATAATATTTCTTAGCAATTTCTCTAAAGCCTTTTTGTTGTTGCAATGTTAAATTTTGTGCATATCCAATACTTAGTGGAATATTCTTAGGAAGCAAACGATAACCTTTAATATATGTAAAACCACCATTTTCAACTTTCAATGTAAAATCAGCAAAAGTCAGCATATCTTTGGTACCTACTTTTACATACATTGAATACGGCTTTATATCTTTATGAATCTTTATTCCCTTTTTATTGTAGATAAAGATTATTTGCCCATATTCATAATCTTCCTTAGTAGATTCTAATAATTCACTAAATCCTGCAACCTCTGGTGTTAGCTCTTCTAAATTCTCAACCCATACCAAGCTTTTATCACCATATTTTAGCTCTTTTAATTCTATTGGTCCTTGATACTCTCTTTTTTCATAGCTTACAGATACGCCCTTCTTAGCTAAAAACTCATCCAAGCTCTCTCCTTGTCCTAGAGGGAATGTATCACAGAATATATCAATTATATGTCCATACACATGAGGATTAACAAAGCCGGGCATAAAAAATCTATCACTAACTCCTAATGCTTCAACCTTTTTTCTAATATCAGGTTCATTTCCATTTCCAGCAGCAATGAAAATAGTATTTTGATTTTCTTTTAGAATCTTTGCTATAGTCTCCAAATACTCATCACTATCAACTTTTACAAGCCTACCAATAACACCAAGCACAACGGTATCGTTTTTTATAGGATATTTTGCTTTTTCTTTTATTATTAGACTTTCATCAATTTGGGGATTGTAGAATTTATCTCTATCCATAGGCACATGGACTTGCTCTATTTTATATGGAGATTCAGGAGAAAAATGACTTATTCTCTTATCAATACCCTCTATATCATAGTATCCATTCCCATGACTCCAAAAAATTTGCAAAGGAGCGCATCTACTAATTAGCAAAAAGCTAGATATAGGAAGATTATTATCAAATATAGCTATATCTATTCCTATATCTAAAATACTCTCTCTTATTTTTAGTACCTTTTGCAGATGAGAGTGGTAACATATATCATCATTCACAACAGATGCACTTGGCAGATATACATCAACGCCAAGTTTACAATACTCCTGCATACACTCTAAAGAATCTTGACTTTTCTCAATATATGATAGAGAGATAATATTAAATTCATAATTATCAGCTATATCTTTATGGGCTAACAATGCCTTTATAAAAGAATACTCTACATTATTTGGTGAGTTAGATACAATTCTATCCTTTATTAGGGCTACTTTTATTTTCCCATTCTTAGCTTTTTGTTTTTTACATGGGATTAGATTTTTTGCATATTGCTTATAATAAAATTCTGTTAATTTTGTTATTTCATCATTATATTTTTTCCAATCATCACCACAAGTGGCTAAGTTTCCATAGATGTGATAAATAATAAATTCCAAATACAACGATAAAGCAAGATTGGAATCTTTTAGAGCTTTACTAAGGATGCTTTTCATCATAGGGTATATATCTAGCCAAGATCTATGAGCAATATAATGTCCTACATTCCAAAAGCACTGCAATGTCCAGTTTAATACACTCCTCTTTTCTTCATTATTAAGCTTAGAAAATTCTCCTAGCGTTTCTTTTAGGATTCTCAAAAATACTTCTATAGGTATCTTATTACAAGTGAAAAATTCACAAACAAACAAAAGCAAATTAGAAACACTATTATCAATTTTAACTAGCATTAACTCTTTTGCAAAGGATTCTAAAGCAACCTCTCCATTACCACTTAGAATCTCTAAGATAGTAATAGAAATCAAATTTTGTAGCTTATCTATATTGGTATGTGCGTGTGCTTTTTTATATTTTTGGATATATGATTTAAATAGTTTATTTTTCTTTATACCACGACATACACCATAGCTCCAAAATAAATTAAACTCCACTGTATTGTTGTTTTGCAACTCGAGTAACGCCCTCTTTTGTAAGGCTTCTGCTATTTGAAACCTTACTTGCTCCTCTAGCTCCCCACCATCTCTAATAAAATAGCAAAGCTTTATAAATCCTTCATTATCTAAAGTTTCTATATCATAAATAATTTTTGTTAGCTCCATAATTCTAGCCTCTAATTATTTGTGTGAATTTTTTAATTAATTCTTGCTGGAATTTGTTTGTTTGCAACACTCCATGTTTTCCATAAAATTCCCCAAGTTTATCTCTTGCCTTTTTGTTTTCTATTAAAAATTTTGCCTTTTTTATATATTGCTCCTTACTAAACGCACTGCAACACCAACCAATATAACTACCATCTATATAATATTCTTGTATATTATCTGCCATTTCTTTCCACCATCTAAGATTCTTTGCGTGATATACACACCATATAAGCTCTTTTTCGCAGACAAAATTCCCACCTAAATGCTCAAAACAATCACCCACTACATGAATCTTATAATCACCCAAAAGTTCCATATCTTCATTGCTAATATCAGCCACATACACTCTATCTCTTATATCATCACACACTTTTAATTTCTTGTTTGTAACAAAAATACAATCCGTCTTTATAAATTCATCAAACCCGCAAACATTTGGCTTAAACTCTTCTAAGTTATCACAATATACTAATACTTTTTTACCAAGTTTTAATTCTCTTAACTTTCCACTAAATGTGCATTCTCTATTTAGCAAATTCAAAAATGCACCCCTTTTTGCTAAAAACTCAGAAAAACTCTCACCTTGATCCAAAGGGAATGTATTACAGAATATATCAATTATATGTCCATATACATGAGGATTAACAAAGCCGGGCATAAAAAATCTATCACTAACTCCTAATGCTTCAACCTTTTTTCTAATATCAGGTTCATTTCCATTTCCAGCAGCAATGAAAATAGTATTTTGATTTTCTTTTAGAATCTTTGCTATAGTTTCCAAATACTCTTCACTATCAACTTTTACAAGCCTACCAATAACACCAAGCACAACGGTATCGTTTTTTATAGGATATTTTGCTTTTTCTTTTATTATTAGACTTTCATCAATTTGGGGATTGTAGAATTTATCTCTATCCATAGGTATAAAAAATTGCTCAAATTTAAATTCCTTGCTACGTGGATTAAAGTGACTTATTCTATCATCTATTCCAAATATATCATACGAACCATTTCCATGAGACCAATATATCTGTCTCGGAGCACTTCTAGTGCAGAATAAAAAATCAGAACAATCTATAGTGCCTGTTGAAATTAAAATATCAATACCATCTTGGAATATATAATTTCTAATTGTCAAAGCTTTATTTAAATGAGAATAATAATAACCCTCTTTAAGCAATATATCAGACAAACTTACCACTTTTACACCCAAGTCTCGTATAGATTCTATTTCTACTTTACCATCAGCACTTTTTTGTATGTAGGACATAGAGTATACTACCAATTCATATTTACTAACAAACTCATCGCTACCCATTAATGCTTTATATAAGGAATACTCAACTTTATACGGTGAATTACCAACAATTCTATCCTCTAATATTCCTATTTTGATTTTTCTATTTTCTTCTATACATATGTCGTCTTTGCATTTTGGAAGTTTTTTACCATATTCTACGAAATACGGTTCCACCAACTTTACTACACTTGCATTATACTCCTCCCAATCTTCATCTATTTGAGCTGAATTACCAAATTTATGATAAATATAAAATTCCACATACATGGCCTCATCAAGTTCATTTCTTTCTAACAGGCCCCTCAAAACTTCAAGCCACACAGGATAATTGTCTCTCCATTTTAAATTATTAAAATAATGTCTAGTGTTCCAAAAGCAGTGCATAGACCATAAAAATATACTTCTCCTTGTTGTATTATCAAGGCTAAAATACACTTCATCACTTAGATTCTTCCTTTGAATCTCCAAAATCCACTCAATAGGTATATAATAGTAATACAAAAATGTAAGAACAAAATCATTCAAATCAGCAATATAATAATCATTTAAAGTTAAAAACATTATGTTTTCTAAGAAAAATTTAACAGCCCCTTCTCTATCTCCACTAAGCATAATAGCGACACTTGCATAGTCAATAAATAACAATCTTTCATAATAAGATAAAGAAGTATCTCTAATATAAGGTTTGCAAAAATCAACATAACTTAAAAACCGCTCATCGTCTCTCGCACAATCAAAAATACCATAAGCCCATAAAATAGTCCTATCTGGTACATCACCACCTTTAAAAATTATCTCATAAGATTTATCTTGCAATAGTTGTGCTATTTGTTCTTTTAATGGCGTTTCTAAGTTCTCCTGCCAACCCTTGCCAAAAGCTCTTAGCAACATACATACATTATTTAGATCTTTTTTACTCTGTGATTCTTGTAGCCTCTTTATTATTTCTTCTTCTTGCAATTCCATTAACATCTTTCCCAAAAAATTTTAGGAAAGATTATAGCTAAATTTAATACACTTCATTCCACCAAGATGATTTACATATCTTGCATACATCAAGCATACCTTCTTTATTATCTCCGATTTTATACCGTGTGCATATATCCCTATGCAAACTACTATTCCAAATATTTTCTATCGTTTGGCTATATATATTCCCAAAACTAAGTAGAGTTACATCCCTACTAGCCAACATACCTCTTTGAAATTCACATTTAGTTACACTTCCATCTGGCAAAACATATAAACTAGAACTGATAAATCCGCAACTATGTCTTTTGTTTGGGATATTGTTAAATTCATTTTGTTCCCAATATTTATTGCTTGGATTATATAAATCAACATAAAAATCATCTCTAAATTTGGACACTTCAAACATAAAATCCAATGCTTCTTTATAGAGTTCAATTTCATGCTGAATAGTAAGTTGGCATTTTATATCGAAATCATTATCTTTTAAAAATTGTAAGTTTTGACAAATTTGAAATTTCATATTATCTTATAAAATAGAAGCTTCGTGCATATTTAATATTAACTTCTTGCTTTAATGTATCCTCTTAAGATACATAAATCACTAGATACTACCTTTTTATTAATTTTTATAATTTTCATCAGTGCTCCTTAAACAATAAAAACGCAAAATCATAACCAAATATATCTTGTTTCAATATATTGATTAAATAAAAATATAGACAAATCAACAAAATATTTCTGAATCCACCAACATATCATAAATAATATTTAAGATTTCAAAATTACTAACCACACATGTATATTTTTGCTTTAAATTTAAACTCAATTTAAAAAAAAATCAGATACTCTGGTAAAAAATTATAAATCGAGGTTAAGCATGATGAAGAACAATTGGGACTTAAGTTATAAAAATGGATATAATCATAACCTATATCCCAATGAAGAGCTCATTAGATTCTTAAACACTTTTATAAAAAAGCAAGTTGATATTGGACAATTCAAAAATATATACAATAACACTACAAATCCACCCCCCCCCCCCACCTCTAATATCTCGACTTTAAATATACGAGCACTAGATTTTGGTTG contains these protein-coding regions:
- a CDS encoding radical SAM/SPASM domain-containing protein; protein product: MDKVLKNIEYATSFRNKEKLEVDLGSQFVLLKENKDSLISAISNLKNAGVDFVSVKPFVFQNEEQKYDKNNGFILLDEIRDLIKEAKSYEDSNFSVIFRENAFLNKEKERNYSHCYGCNFITTLNSAGDIATCLPYWDKEEFVYGNIYKESFYEIWNGEKRKKIKRFLENDLNCKKCPTNCRPNAINEFLDDILNKDVKHKNFI
- a CDS encoding radical SAM protein yields the protein MKNFILDSHKLHYHLQRVAEFEKRGDCYPIYMEVSPVGLCNHRCIFCAYDYIDYPNRHLDKDRFLSFLDEASSLGIKSILYAGEGEPLIHKNIAEFVEKSKEVGIDCGMFSNGELLSEKLVQKLLPNLTFLRFSFNGGDAQTYAKIHKPSKRNTYAWGGHF
- a CDS encoding radical SAM protein, giving the protein MNDVFRIDSHKLLFHPMRVSKWFESFGEWEKEKEIYPIYVEVSPYGACNHRCTFCGVDYMGYKNIKIDLEIYKKTIQEMGTLGVKSVMFAGEGEPLLHRDLDLMIEATNNAGVDVGITTNFVPLKKEKLERILKNTTWIKASINAGNAESYAKIHRTKEDDFYKALDNLKEALKAREQTKSNCTIGVQMLLLPQNYKSTIEFALTLKEVGVDYLVVKPYSQHLFSKTREYEGLDYKEYLFLEKSLKDITSDKFSIIFRADTMRKLDGNRDSYKKCYSTPYFWGYISANGDVYGCSCYLSDERFSYGNINKSSFKEIWQSQKRRENIAFIQNELDIKKCRVNCRMDSINRYLWELKHPNSHVNFI
- a CDS encoding radical SAM/SPASM domain-containing protein, giving the protein MQIENIYIPPHYNYIALFLTLGCNLSCSYCINLNEEGSSRSSVSKKQIKPHEWIEFINKIKLLDENGKEREDIPLTFQGGEPTMYKGFYEVVNGIDSHFKLDLLTNFMFDVDEFISKVNPSKFTRDAKYAAIRVSYHPGQNDIDDLIIKHHKMRDAGFYVGIYSVATPQNLEHIKEIEFKCKNEGIDFRVKEYLGFDGKEWHGTYKYKDAISQKIEKYCECKTTELIVGPNGSVYRCHSDLYENRTPIGSILDSRFKIEDIYRPCYVYGHCNPCDIKVKTNRFQEFGHTSVSIKNIRELKDNEREALNRGNFGI
- a CDS encoding tetratricopeptide repeat protein, with product MELTKIIYDIETLDNEGFIKLCYFIRDGGELEEQVRFQIAEALQKRALLELQNNNTVEFNLFWSYGVCRGIKKNKLFKSYIQKYKKAHAHTNIDKLQNLISITILEILSGNGEVALESFAKELMLVKIDNSVSNLLLFVCEFFTCNKIPIEVFLRILKETLGEFSKLNNEEKRSVLNWTLQCFWNVGHYIAHRSWLDIYPMMKSILSKALKDSNLALSLYLEFIIYHIYGNLATCGDDWKKYNDEITKLTEFYYKQYAKNLIPCKKQKAKNGKIKVALIKDRIVSNSPNNVEYSFIKALLAHKDIADNYEFNIISLSYIEKSQDSLECMQEYCKLGVDVYLPSASVVNDDICYHSHLQKVLKIRESILDIGIDIAIFDNNLPISSFLLISRCAPLQIFWSHGNGYYDIEGIDKRISHFSPESPYKIEQVHVPMDRDKFYNPQIDESLIIKEKAKYPIKNDTVVLGVIGRLVKVDSDEYLETIAKILKENQNTIFIAAGNGNEPDIRKKVEALGVSDRFFMPGFVNPHVYGHIIDIFCDTFPLGQGESLDEFLAKKGVSVSYEKREYQGPIELKELKYGDKSLVWVENLEELTPEVAGFSELLESTKEDYEYGQIIFIYNKKGIKIHKDIKPYSMYVKVGTKDMLTFADFTLKVENGGFTYIKGYRLLPKNIPLSIGYAQNLTLQQQKGFREIAKKYYDVEIFGQGYTKEQYIELVSTLVANKKIYKRRGERTKKIKEIYYNFALKECKKGFLEVINCK
- a CDS encoding glycosyltransferase family protein; amino-acid sequence: MELQEEEIIKRLQESQSKKDLNNVCMLLRAFGKGWQENLETPLKEQIAQLLQDKSYEIIFKGGDVPDRTILWAYGIFDCARDDERFLSYVDFCKPYIRDTSLSYYERLLFIDYASVAIMLSGDREGAVKFFLENIMFLTLNDYYIADLNDFVLTFLYYYYIPIEWILEIQRKNLSDEVYFSLDNTTRRSIFLWSMHCFWNTRHYFNNLKWRDNYPVWLEVLRGLLERNELDEAMYVEFYIYHKFGNSAQIDEDWEEYNASVVKLVEPYFVEYGKKLPKCKDDICIEENRKIKIGILEDRIVGNSPYKVEYSLYKALMGSDEFVSKYELVVYSMSYIQKSADGKVEIESIRDLGVKVVSLSDILLKEGYYYSHLNKALTIRNYIFQDGIDILISTGTIDCSDFLFCTRSAPRQIYWSHGNGSYDIFGIDDRISHFNPRSKEFKFEQFFIPMDRDKFYNPQIDESLIIKEKAKYPIKNDTVVLGVIGRLVKVDSEEYLETIAKILKENQNTIFIAAGNGNEPDIRKKVEALGVSDRFFMPGFVNPHVYGHIIDIFCNTFPLDQGESFSEFLAKRGAFLNLLNRECTFSGKLRELKLGKKVLVYCDNLEEFKPNVCGFDEFIKTDCIFVTNKKLKVCDDIRDRVYVADISNEDMELLGDYKIHVVGDCFEHLGGNFVCEKELIWCVYHAKNLRWWKEMADNIQEYYIDGSYIGWCCSAFSKEQYIKKAKFLIENKKARDKLGEFYGKHGVLQTNKFQQELIKKFTQIIRG
- a CDS encoding SPASM domain-containing protein, which codes for MKFQICQNLQFLKDNDFDIKCQLTIQHEIELYKEALDFMFEVSKFRDDFYVDLYNPSNKYWEQNEFNNIPNKRHSCGFISSSLYVLPDGSVTKCEFQRGMLASRDVTLLSFGNIYSQTIENIWNSSLHRDICTRYKIGDNKEGMLDVCKICKSSWWNEVY